A part of Manduca sexta isolate Smith_Timp_Sample1 chromosome 10, JHU_Msex_v1.0, whole genome shotgun sequence genomic DNA contains:
- the LOC115446224 gene encoding vicilin-like seed storage protein At2g18540, whose protein sequence is MPIVMSKDEWARITRWTDTNREDPEVVRRREYVRYLDATSKEMTKHWPNSVENVNKRNEELRRERIAEADEANTRFYKRYVKQQREQQQRLMHSARDIVFKNKDAPKMLLGAVIETVIQKERMEQLKFLEEQRRLQAEQKRRDDDDIIQKANEWNQLMADRKQKRFEVNKGHQKEIVDQANEIAERNRIEYETELNLQKIDNIKANEQMEAIKEFETNFKAAEKARIWSDMERSKEESEQRRKEQEARDRMDDRLMNVLLRSKARIDRRRKQTEIDLKNEKLRVLEKISQKLDLETRRARRRNRPYCRRLLKRKKLLTKLADKQIYASRRRSSSSASRTDSSSCGMRSSGSGNSTPCASGRS, encoded by the exons ATGCCCATTGTGATGAGTAAGGATGAATGGGCACGCATCACCAGATGGACTGACACGAACCGGGAAGACCCCGAGGTGGTTCGCCGACGCGAGTACGTCAGATACCTGGACGCTACCAGCAAGGAAATGACTAAACACTGGCCAAATTCTGTGGAG AACGTAAACAAACGCAACGAGGAGTTGCGCCGCGAGAGGATCGCGGAGGCCGATGAGGCTAATACTCGGTTCTACAAACGCTACGTGAAGCAGCAGAGGGAGCAGCAGCAACGGCTGATGCACAGCGCCAGAGACATCGTGTTTAAGAACAAGGACGCGCCTAAAATGTTACTCGG TGCCGTTATAGAAACAGTGATACAGAAAGAGCGCATGGAACAGCTCAAATTCCTGGAAGAACAGAGGCGTCTGCAAGCAGAACAGAAGAGAAGAGACGACGACGACATAATCCAGAAAGCTAACGAATGGAACCAACTGATGGCAGATCGAAAGCAGAAACGATTTGAAGTCAACAAGGGACATCAGAAGGAGATAGTCGATCA GGCCAATGAGATCGCCGAGCGAAACAGAATTGAGTACGAGACGGAACTGAATCTGCAGAAGATCGACAACATCAAAGCAAACGAACAGATGGAGGCTATTAAAGAGTTTGAAACTAATTTT AAAGCAGCAGAAAAGGCCCGCATCTGGTCCGACATGGAGAGGTCTAAGGAGGAGAGCGAGCAGCGGCGCAAGGAGCAAGAGGCCCGCGACCGCATGGACGACCGCCTGATGAACGTGCTGCTCAGGTCCAAGGCCAGGATTGATAGGAGACGGAAGCAGACCGAGATTGAC TTGAAGAACGAGAAACTGCGTGTGCTAGAGAAGATCAGTCAGAAATTGGATCTGGAGACGCGGCGCGCGAGGAGAAGGAACAGGCCATACTGCAGAAGGCTATTGAAGAGAAAGAAGCTAT TAACGAAGCTCGCAGACAAGCAGATATACGCAAGCAGGAGGCGTTCAAGCAGCAGCGCGTCGCGGACCGACAGCAGTTCCTGCGGGATGAGGAGCAGCGGCTCAGGGAATTCAACACCATGCGCCAGTGGGAGATCATGA
- the LOC119188925 gene encoding uncharacterized protein LOC119188925, protein MVLGGRKRLRLFKNAEIHNEFKEKLRLQKERKINEKSVQTARRRSAPTRATSTGSSPEWKLRDADNKLLTHANKLLEEAAKHGRPDFALHKAIDRYCKLYRLYPMPALPASLQEHHPHYAPWDGSAPDPWYEDPPPPGQDAADTGAKRDGMQDEKPASSKPESKKPSKESKPEENVAAYKRIGPANGLQRRNAQTDLLLPSIVTIPCKTEQCRCDLKHK, encoded by the exons ATGGTTCTTGGTGGTAGAAAGAGATTGCGATT gttcaAGAATGCAGAGATTCATAATGAGTTCAAAGAAAAACTTCGTCTACAGAAGGAGAGGAAAATTAATGA AAAGAGCGTTCAGACCGCGAGGCGCAGGAGCGCGCCGACACGCGCTACTTCTACGGGGAGCTCGCCGGAATGGAAACTAAGAGACGCCGACAACAAGCTGCTCACACACGCCAACAAGTTGCTCGAGGAGGCTGCCAAACATGGCCGCCCGGACTTTGCCTTGCATAAGGCTATTGAC CGTTACTGCAAGCTGTACCGCCTGTACCCGATGCCGGCGCTGCCCGCGTCGCTGCAGGAGCACCACCCGCACTACGCGCCGTGGGACGGCTCCGCGCCCGACCCCTGGTACGAGGACCCGCCGCCGCCGGGGCAGGACGCTGCAGACACGGGGGCCAAGAGGGACGGCATGCAGGACGAGAAG CCGGCGTCGTCAAAGCCAGAGTCGAAGAAACCTAGCAAGGAGAGCAAGCCAGAAGAGAACGTGGCCGCATACAAGCGAATCGGACCTGCGAACGGATTGCAGCGACGCAACGCACAG ACGGATCTGTTGTTGCCGTCGATCGTGACAATCCCATGCAAGACGGAGCAGTGCCGCTGTGACCTCAAACACAAATGA